In Candidatus Nitrospira nitrosa, the genomic stretch TCGACTCCGCCTGGCGCTGGACGAAGGCGTGACGGTCATCGCGGCTCATGCCTGCAGCTATGGCCTGATGCTGTATGAAAAGTTTCTTCCCACTTTTCGAGACTTGTGCGAACGTTATCCGAACTTCTATGCCGACATCTCTGCACTCACCCAACCTCATCGACTGAAAATGTTGTTGCACCTCAGGCATCATCCGGAACTCCAATCTCGCCTGCTCTTCGGGACAGATTATCCGCTATCGGTATTCCATCTGGCGGCTTGGGGTCGCGTAGGATTGGGCAACTTGTGGACGATGATCCGCACAAAGAACCGATTTGACCGGCAAGTCGAAGTCTGCGCAGGGCTCAGTCTCCGCTTCCGATCGATCGGAGAGCTATTATCTGAACCGACGACCACTAGGGCCACTGACCATTAATGGATCACGACCAGATACTAACGGCCCTTCGCGAAAGGATTCTTGCGTTTGCGACATCACGTGTATCGAGGGATCACGCTGAAGACCTGACACAGGACGTCTTAGCCGTCCTGTACGACAAGTATTCACACGTGACTGAACTGGGTGAACTTGTCCCCTTGGCCTTTCAGATTCTGCGGTACAAGATGCTGGATGCCCATCGCAAGGCCTTACGTCGCGGTGAGTATAGTCAGGAGTCGGTCGAAGATTTGCCGCTCGCCGATACCGGCGACAATCCTATGATTCGACTCGATCAGAAGCAACGAGTTGACCGGCTTCTGACAGCCATCGTGCAACTGGGCGAACGCTGCCGAGAACTGTTCACATGGAAGTTAGAGGGAAAGAGTTTTCCAGAGATCCAAACCTTGATGGGCCAAGTCTCCATCAATACGATTTACACCTGGGACCTGCGCTGTCGGAAACAACTCCTTGGCCTCATGGGAGGATCTTGGGAGTAAAAAAGTGTTACGTGCTGAGCTGTGAATGTTGAGTGTATGAACGGATGAGTCACGAACTTGAAAAACTACTGGGTGGGTTTGCGTCAGATACGCTGACGGCTGGGGAAAAACAACAGCTCTACAAGGTCGCGCTCACTGATCAACAATTGTTCAACGCACTCGCTGATGAGCAAGCACTCAAAGAATTACTCACTGATCCCGTTGTACGCCGCAGGCTCTTGCAGGCCTTGCAAGCGACTCGCGAAGAACGCACCGGTGGTTCTCGTTCATGGCTTGATTGGTTCCGCCGCCCAAGCGGACTTGCCTGGGTCGGGGGGCTTGCCGGCGCAGTCCTTGCCGCCGTGCTCGGAACACATGTCTACCAAGAAAGTCTTCGACAAGAATCCCAACTAACAACCAAAGAAGAGACAGCTGGACCTACCGCTTCACAGCCCGTTCCTGTCCCCTCGCAACTGCCCCCTCCTCCAACCAACGAACCTCAGGCCACGTCAGAACCAAAGTCCCCTTCGTCACTTCCACCGATGAAAGAAGCACTCACCGGCAAGACATCAGATCGCGTTCCTCCCTCACACACAGCGCCAGTAGAACGACGCGCCCGCCAGTCACGCCATGACGCTCCAGCGTCGCATGCGGAGGCGGATACGGTTCCAAACAAGACCGAATCAGTCACCAATCTGTTACACACATCAACTGACGAATCCTCGCCGTCCTCGCATCAACCGACCGTGTCTGCCTCTGCGCCGTCTCAGCCAGCTTCCCCATCTCTGCAAGACCAATCCGAAGTAGACAGCGCAGTGTCCTCCCAAGAACGTGCTTCTCTGAGTGCCCGTTTGCTCTTCTATGGAGCAGGAC encodes the following:
- a CDS encoding RNA polymerase sigma factor, translating into MDHDQILTALRERILAFATSRVSRDHAEDLTQDVLAVLYDKYSHVTELGELVPLAFQILRYKMLDAHRKALRRGEYSQESVEDLPLADTGDNPMIRLDQKQRVDRLLTAIVQLGERCRELFTWKLEGKSFPEIQTLMGQVSINTIYTWDLRCRKQLLGLMGGSWE